The genomic stretch CCCGAGGGCGAGGGCGTCGCGGCGGGCCTGCGCGCCGGCCCGGTCACGCTCCGCGGCGCGCTCGGCGGCGGTGAGATCGGTGACGGCGCGCACCGCCTCGCGGTGCGCGGTGACCGCCGCCGCGTGCGCCTCGGCCAGGTCGGTGTCGTCGCCGGCGTCGTCGGTGAGCTCCTCGCGCCGGCGGGCCAGCCGCTCGGCCGCGGCCTCGGCCCGCTCGGTCGCCTCCGCCGCGGCCGCGGCGAGGCGCTCGGTCTCCGCCTCCCCGGCGGCGGCGCGGGAGCGGCCGGCGGCCACCTGGCCGGAGAGCCGGGCCAGCTGCTCACGCCGGTCGGCGAGCGCCCGGGCGGCGGCGACCAGCGCCCGCTCGGCGTCGGCCAGCGCGGTCTCGACGTCGCTGCGGACGGCGACCGCGGTGGCGAGCCGGGCCCGTTCGGCGTCCAGGGAGGCGCCGAGCTCGCGCTCGGTGGTCTCGACCCGGTCGGCCTCCGCGTCGAGCTGCTCGGGGTCCCGGCCCGCGGGGCCGGCCGGGGGCGCGGCGGAGAGGTGCCGGTGCCGCTCGGCCGCCAGCTGGGCGACGCTGCGGAACCGCTCCCCCAGGGTGGACAGCCGGTACCAGGCCTCCTGCGCGGCGGCCAGCTGCGGTGCGTCGGCGGCCAGCTGCCGCTCCAGCGCCGACTCGGCGCGGGACGCCTCGGCGAGCGACTGCTCGACCACCGCCCGCCGGGCGCGCGCGGCGGTCTCGTCGGCGACGTCCTTGTCCAGCGCGTCGCGCAGGCCCACGAGGTCGTCGGCGAGCAGCCGGAGCCGGGAGTCGCGCAGGTCGGCCTGCACCCCGGCAGCACGCCGGGCCACCTCGGCCTGCCGGCCCAGCGGCTTGAGCTGGCGGCGCAGCTCCGCGGTCAGGTCGGTGAGCCGGTCGAGGTTGGCCTGCATCGCGTCGAGCTTGCGGAGCGCCTTCTCCTTGCGCTTGCGGTGCTTGAGGACCCCGGCGGCCTCCTCGATGAAGGCGCGGCGGTCCTCCGGGCGGCCGGAGAGCACCGCGTCGAGCTGCCCCTGGCCGACGATGACGTGCATCTCGCGGCCGATGCCGGAGTCGCTGAGCAGCTCCTGGACGTCGAGCAGGCGGACCTTGTCGCCGTTGATCTCGTACTCGCTCTCCCCGGAGCGGTACATGCGGCGGGTGATCGACACCTCGGTGTAGTCGATCGGGAGCGCGCCGTCGGCGTTGTCGATGGTGAGCGTCACCTCGGCCCGGCCCAGCGGCTGGCGGCCGGCCGTGCCGGCGAAGATGACGTCCTCCATCTTGCCGCCGCGCAGGCTCTTGGCGCCCTGCTCGCCGAGCACCCAGGCGATCGCGTCGACGACGTTGGACTTGCCCGAGCCGTTCGGGCCGACGACGGCGGTGATGCCCGGCTCCAGGCGGAGCGTCGTCGGCGACGCGAAGGACTTGAAGCCCTTGAGCGTCAGGCTGGACAGGTGCACGGTGAAACCCTAGCTCCGGCCGACGACGGAAAGCCGCTGCTGGAACGGCCTCGCCGCAGGGCACCGCCCCGAGCGGAGCGAGGGGTGGGAGGCGGCGAGGTCCTTCTTCAGGCCAGGGCGGGGGCGGCCGACTCGTCGGCCAGGGTGAGCAGCTCGCGGGCGATCACGTTGTCGCGCTCCTCGCGGAGGACGGCGAGCTCCTCCTCCAGGCGGCGTACCCGCGCCCGCAGCGCGGCGTTCTCCTGGGCCATCCGGAGCTCGTGCGGAGCGACGACGGAACCGAACAGGGCCTTGGCCATGACTGAGCGGCCTCTCACTGACAGGAGGTGGTTCCCCGTGCACCGACGAGGCGGTCTGCACGGGCTGGTCGTCTCAGGGTGACACCCGTCTCGACCTGGGTCAACGGATGCACTACCGCCTCACCGTGTCGGGTGGATGTCGCCTTGGTCACCCCGTGGTGAAGCCGTGCACGCCCCGCACCACGTCGTCCCGCGCCTGCACGCCGCGCACCGTGCCGGGGGCGTCCGCGCCGTCCAACCCGGCCAGCACCGCCGCGACGTCGTCGGCCGGCCCCTCCAGCACGACCTCCACCCGGCCGTCGGGCAGGTTGGTCGCCGAACCGGCCAGGCCCCGGGCGGTGGCCGCGCGGTGCACGAAGAAGCGGTAGCCGACGCCCTGGACCAGGCCGTCGACGAGCGCGACCACCCGCCGCGCGCTCATGCGCGCCGCCGGGGACGCGGCTGGCACTGCGGGCAGCTGTAGCTGGACCGGTTCATGAACTGCTCCCGGACGACGGCGGTGCCGCACCGCGGGCAGGGCCGGTCCTCCTGCCCGTAGACGGCCAGGTGCCGGGAGAAGTAGCCGCTCTGCCCGTTGACGTCGACGTAGAGCGAGTCGAACGACGTGCCGCCCTGCGCCAGCGACTCTCCGAGCACGTCCCGGATGCCCTCCAGCAGCGCGCCGACCTGCGGGCGGGTGAGCTTGTCGGTGGGCCGGGCACCGTGCAGCTGGGCGCGCCAGAGCGACTCGTCGGCGTAGATGTTGCCCACCCCGCCGATGAGCGTCTGGTCCAGCAGCGCCCGCTTCACCTCGGTGCGGCGCCGGCGGAGGGCGGCGGTGAACGCCGCCTCGTCGAAACCGGGGTCCAGCGGGTCGATGGCGATGTGCGCGAGACGGGGCGGCAGCCGGTCACCGGTGGTCTCCTCGACGGCCAGGCCGCCGAAGGTGCGCTGGTCGACGAAGCGCAGCTCCCGGCCGCCGTCGGTGAACCGGAAGCGGGCCCGCAGGTGCACCTCGTCGGGCTCGCTGCGCTTCTCCACCAGCAGCTGGCCACTCATCCCCAGGTGCGCCACCAGCGCCCGGTCGGCCGGGACGCCGTCGGCTCCGGCCAGCGGCAGCCACAGGTACTTGCCGCGCCGGTGGGCGGCGGTGAACGTGGCCCCGGTCAGCGTGGCGACGAAGTGGTCGACGCCCTCCAGGTGCCGGCGGACGGCGCGGGGGTGGTGCACCTCGACGGTGGCGACGGTGCGGCCGGCCACCCAGCGCTCCAGCCCGCGCCGGACGACCTCGACCTCGGGGAGCTCGGGCACTCAGACCCCCGTCTCGCCGGCTGTCCCGCCTTCGGGCCCCGGCTCGGCCGACAGGGCCCGCCAGGCGGCCTCCGCGGCCTCCTGCTCGGCGGCCTTCTTGGTGCGGCCCGAACCGCGGCCGCGGGCGGCGCCGGCCAGCAGCACCGACGCGGTGAACGTCTTGGCGTGGTCGGGGCCCTCGTCCTCGACCTCGTAGACCGGTGCGCCCAGCCCCTGCGCGGCGCCCAGTTCCTGGAGGCTGGTCTTCCAGTCCAGGCCGGCACCGCGGGTGGCCGACTCGGCCAGCAGCGGGTCGAACAGCC from Modestobacter roseus encodes the following:
- a CDS encoding acylphosphatase — its product is MSARRVVALVDGLVQGVGYRFFVHRAATARGLAGSATNLPDGRVEVVLEGPADDVAAVLAGLDGADAPGTVRGVQARDDVVRGVHGFTTG
- the mutM gene encoding bifunctional DNA-formamidopyrimidine glycosylase/DNA-(apurinic or apyrimidinic site) lyase, which codes for MPELPEVEVVRRGLERWVAGRTVATVEVHHPRAVRRHLEGVDHFVATLTGATFTAAHRRGKYLWLPLAGADGVPADRALVAHLGMSGQLLVEKRSEPDEVHLRARFRFTDGGRELRFVDQRTFGGLAVEETTGDRLPPRLAHIAIDPLDPGFDEAAFTAALRRRRTEVKRALLDQTLIGGVGNIYADESLWRAQLHGARPTDKLTRPQVGALLEGIRDVLGESLAQGGTSFDSLYVDVNGQSGYFSRHLAVYGQEDRPCPRCGTAVVREQFMNRSSYSCPQCQPRPRRRA